The proteins below come from a single Metarhizium brunneum chromosome 1, complete sequence genomic window:
- the BOS1 gene encoding Protein transport protein, with protein sequence MNVQYNSALRQSKSIRSELDTLNAKGSPTPGEIGNVSASVSSFTKIIDEYHRLARQEIVPKKQEEAFERVKRFREDLSDFRSQIDGLKKSRDEAQYQNNGRELLGRRPYNATPENPYAGTPTNTNSSFHPRHTSTAGAPLTTGSGDETREAHAFREQAFFQQTHSALDDYIARGQAVLGNLGEQRERLKNTQKRLYSVGTTLGISGDTIRMVEKRAREDKWLFLGGVVVFFAFCWLVLHYLR encoded by the exons ATG AACGTGCAGTACAACTCTGCCTTGAGGCAGAGTAAATCGATCCGCAGCGAGCTCGACACGCTGAATGCCAAAGGGTCTCCGACTCCAGGTGAGATTGGCAATGTATCGGCGTCGGTGTCATCGTTCACGAAGATTATCGACGAATATCACCGCCTTGCACGCCAAGAAATCGTTCccaagaaacaagaagaagcttTCGAGCGCGTCAAACGATTTCGAGAGGATCTTTCCGATTTCCGGTCCCAAATTGACGGACTGAAGAAATCCAGAGACGAGGCCCAATACCAGAACAACGGAAGAGAGCTACTAGGAAGAAGGCCCTACAATGCCACCCCTGAGAACCCATACGCAGGCACACCAACAAACACGAACTCTTCCTTTCACCCTCGACATACGTCGACGGCAGGCGCGCCCTTAACGACGGGATCTGGAGACGAGACCCGCGAGGCACATGCTTTCCGGGAGCAAGCCTTCTTCCAGCAGACGCACTCTGCCCTAGATGATTACATTGCGAGAGGTCAGGCTGTACTCGGCAATCTCGGTGAGCAGAGGGAGAGGCTCAAGAATACGCAGAAGAGACTATACAGTGTCGGGACCACGTTGGGCATCAGCGGAGACACCATTCGCATGGTAGAAAAACGAGCGCGGGAAGATAAATGGCTATTCTTGGGCGGAGTCGTCGTTTTCTTCGCATTTTGCTGGCTAGTGTTGCACTACCTACGGTGA
- the MIA40 gene encoding Mitochondrial intermembrane space import and assembly protein 40, which yields MYRATVRTASRQALRSLRSQPFQSAPRRFASTSTPAYKPRTWKGSAVRWGLALGAVYYYNTGSVFADEATIQSIAAPSAFTESDVPTVDSVIEQKRKQLKPTPEEQAKPIEKQNSTPETQPKTESQNTVVAAGSPEALEEEAGQEGAFNPETGEINWDCPCLGGMAHGPCGEEFKTAFSCFVYSTEEPKGMDCIEKFQGMQDCFKKYPDIYGAELSDDGEEAADDLQQAPRGEPQESLAAIATKDSSPETDNLPGVKPLENNGVPKKWEDATDADKEDAKLEQPSVLAEEEKKEKKSEEKQD from the exons ATGTATCGGGCTACAGTGCGGACTGCCTCACGACAGGCCTTGAGGAGCCTTCGCTCCCAGCCGTTTCAGAGCGCTCCCCGTCGATTTGCATCAACATCGACCCCTGCGTACAAGCCGCGAACGTGGAAGGGCTCTGCCGTGAGATGGGGTCTTGCGCTCGGCGCTGTGTACTATTACAACACAGGTTCCGTCTTTGCCGATGAAGCTACCA TCCAATCAATAGCAGCCCCTTCTGCCTTTACCGAGTCAGATGTGCCAACCGTCGATTCCGTTATTGAACAGAAGCGCAAGCAACTCAAGCCCACACCTGAGGAGCAGGCAAAGCCCATTGAAAAGCAGAATTCGACCCCGGAGACGCAGCCTAAGACCGAATCACAAAACACCGTCGTTGCCGCTGGATCACCAGAGGCTCTCGAGGAagaggctggccaagaaggcgCATTCAACCCTGAAACAGGTGAAATCAACTGGGACTGCCCATGTCTCGGGGGGATGGCACACGGCCCCTGTGGCGAGGAATTCAAGACCGCTTTCAGCTGCTTCGTCTACTCAACCGAAGAGCCCAAGGGCATGGACTGTATCGAGAAATTCCA GGGAATGCAGGACTGCTTCAAGAAGTACCCTGATATTTACGGCGCCGAGCTGTCCGACGATGGCGAAGAGGCTGCCGATGACCTCCAGCAGGCCCCGCGCGGCGAGCCACAAGAGAGTCTTGCTGCAATTGCCACCAAGGACAGCAGTCCCGAGACAGACAATCTACCTGGCGTCAAGCCATTAGAGAATAACGGTGTCCCCAAGAAATGGGAAGACGCCACCGACGCAGACAAGGAGGACGCCAAACTTGAGCAGCCCAGCGTGTTGGCtgaagaggaaaagaaggagaagaagagcgaaGAAAAGCAAGATTAA
- the TPK3 gene encoding Thiamine pyrophosphokinase 3, whose amino-acid sequence MSTAQFEWHPAKLLEDNAGLQDFALLVLNQPLKNGAILRRLWKNSSVRVAADGGANRLHQLSSFQGKFSNLQAIIGDLDSLCSSVRDFYSSQPTPAQVIHDTDQESSDFGKAITWIRKTQPSALDIVALGGIGGRVDQGLSQLHHLYLYQTDPAYANGRIYLLSGSSLTFLLKSGTHMIHVKEDGEDEVFGKHVGIIPLQEPSRVTTKGLEWDVTDWESKIGGRLSTSNHVLPHTKCVEVHTTKDVLFTVALRPVEGEEEA is encoded by the exons ATGTCTACCGCCCAGTTCGAGTGGCACCccgccaagctcctcgaAGATAACGCCGGTCTCCAGGATTTTGCGCTGCTGGTCCTCAACCAGCCTCTGAAGAATGGAGCTATTCTACGCAGACTCTGGAAGAACT CATCTGTGAGAGTCGCTGCCGATGGCGGTGCCAACCGGCTCCATCAGCTTTCCTCCTTTCAAGGGAAGTTT TCAAATCTGCAAGCCATCATTGGGGACCTCGACTCCCTCTGCTCCTCAGTGAGAGACTTCTACTCCTCACAACCGACCCCAGCGCAGGTCATCCATGACACCGACCAGGAGTCGTCTGATTTTGGAAAGGCCATCACATGGATTCGGAAAACCCAGCCAAGTGCTCTTGACATCGTCGCACTTGGTGGTATTGGCGGCCGTGTTGACCAGGGCCTCAGCCAGCTCCACCACCTGTACCTGTACCAGACAGACCCTGCGTACGCTAATGGCCGGATATATCTCTTATCTGGGTCGAGTTTGACATTTTTACTGAAATCCGGGACGCACATGATTCATGTCAAGgaagatggcgaggatgaggtgTTTGGGAAGCACGTTGGGATTATCCCCTTGCAGGAGCCAAGTCGGGTTACCACCAAGGGTTTGGAGTGGGATGTAACTGACTGGGAGTCGAAAATAGGCGGAAGACTCAGCACCAGTAATCACGTGCTGCCTCACACTAAGTGTGTCGAAGTTCATACCACGAAAGATGTACTGTTCACTGTTGCACTGCGCCCAGTcgagggagaagaggaggcgtGA